A single genomic interval of Shewanella psychropiezotolerans harbors:
- the fliH gene encoding flagellar assembly protein FliH, producing the protein MKTDSEGKSIENESGQSETEFTHWQIPDVTVAAPEGVSNLFGRRTAHKTIVDEPQSFLPPTLTEIEEIREQAEQEGFGQGKEEGFQSGLESGRLEGLKQGHEEGLKQGIEQGHSEGVEEAKVLISRFESLLEQFEKPLALLDTEIEQELLSLTMKLTRAVIGHELKTHPEHILAALRQGVDSLPLKEQGITIRLHPDDHNLVQELYSANQLDKNRWELEADPSLSPGDCVINNQRSSVDMRLEQRISTVLEEMEHNVQHLNQSQEQQQQALSSYSQDGKQNESDEAEEQSELEPQPEQEDNGLPTPEIKDQPDELKPSGGLESEPSAQKETLSTNEENVSAAKDSEGVKQDEQPPKPVTE; encoded by the coding sequence ATGAAAACTGATAGTGAAGGTAAGTCAATAGAGAACGAGTCAGGTCAATCCGAGACCGAGTTCACTCATTGGCAGATCCCCGATGTCACAGTTGCTGCTCCCGAAGGTGTTTCAAACTTGTTCGGCCGTAGAACGGCACACAAAACCATAGTAGATGAACCCCAATCTTTTTTGCCCCCTACATTAACTGAGATTGAAGAGATCCGTGAGCAAGCCGAACAAGAAGGCTTTGGTCAGGGAAAAGAGGAAGGTTTTCAGTCTGGCCTAGAGTCGGGTCGGTTAGAGGGGTTAAAACAAGGCCATGAAGAGGGATTGAAACAGGGGATTGAGCAAGGTCATAGTGAAGGAGTCGAGGAAGCCAAAGTGTTAATCTCACGATTTGAGTCCTTGCTGGAGCAATTTGAAAAGCCTTTAGCCCTGCTAGATACCGAGATTGAGCAAGAGTTACTCTCCTTGACGATGAAATTAACCCGAGCAGTTATTGGTCACGAGTTAAAAACTCACCCCGAGCACATATTAGCAGCATTGAGACAAGGAGTTGATTCACTGCCGTTGAAAGAACAAGGGATCACCATTCGCTTGCATCCCGATGATCATAACTTGGTTCAAGAACTCTATAGCGCTAATCAGTTGGACAAAAACCGCTGGGAATTGGAAGCTGACCCGAGTCTGTCACCTGGTGATTGTGTCATCAACAATCAGCGAAGTAGTGTCGATATGCGACTCGAGCAGAGAATAAGCACAGTTCTGGAGGAGATGGAGCATAATGTTCAACATCTCAATCAATCTCAAGAACAGCAACAGCAAGCATTATCATCCTATAGTCAGGATGGCAAACAGAATGAGTCTGATGAAGCAGAGGAGCAATCTGAGCTTGAGCCACAACCAGAACAAGAAGATAATGGCTTACCAACACCTGAGATTAAGGACCAGCCTGATGAGCTTAAGCCATCCGGGGGTCTAGAGAGTGAGCCTAGTGCACAAAAAGAGACACTTAGCACTAATGAAGAAAACGTGTCAGCAGCTAAAGATTCAGAGGGCGTAAAACAAGATGAGCAACCGCCAAAGCCAGTTACTGAATAA
- the fliI gene encoding flagellar protein export ATPase FliI: MSNRQSQLLNKIRLQNDRVHPFVAEASGQLIRVVGLTLEAIGCRAPIGSLCSIETLAGDLVAEVIGFDDELLYLMPIEELRGVLPGAKVTPLGEQTGLNVGLELLGRVLDGNGHPLDNLGRLRTDQKAPRHAPIINPLARRAITEPLDVGVRAINAMLTVGKGQRMGLFAGSGVGKSVLLGMMTRGTTADIIVVGLVGERGREVKEFIEEILGEEGRARSVVVAAPADTSPLMRLRACETSTRIAEYFRDLGYNVLLLMDSLTRYAQAQREIALAVGEPPATKGYPPSVFAKLPKLVERAGNGGPGQGSITAFYTVLTEGDDLQDPIADAARAILDGHIVLSRALADSGHYPAIDVEASISRVAPMVISTEHLESMRRVKQVYSLYQQNKDLISIGAYTQGSDPRIDNAIRLQPAMNAFLRQSMKETLSFDSSQLMLSQLSAQCKV; the protein is encoded by the coding sequence ATGAGCAACCGCCAAAGCCAGTTACTGAATAAAATCAGACTGCAAAATGATAGGGTTCATCCATTCGTAGCTGAGGCCAGTGGACAGTTGATCCGGGTGGTAGGCTTAACACTCGAAGCCATCGGCTGTCGGGCTCCGATAGGTAGTCTGTGTAGCATAGAGACCTTGGCTGGAGACTTGGTCGCCGAGGTGATAGGTTTCGACGATGAGTTGCTCTACTTAATGCCTATAGAAGAACTTAGAGGCGTCTTACCCGGCGCTAAGGTGACTCCCTTAGGTGAGCAAACCGGACTCAATGTTGGCCTGGAATTATTAGGCCGGGTGCTCGATGGCAATGGTCACCCCTTAGATAATTTAGGCCGATTACGAACCGATCAAAAAGCGCCAAGACATGCACCAATCATCAACCCCTTAGCCCGAAGAGCGATCACTGAGCCCTTAGATGTAGGGGTCAGGGCGATAAATGCCATGTTAACTGTCGGCAAAGGTCAGAGGATGGGACTCTTTGCCGGTTCTGGGGTGGGCAAGAGTGTGCTACTGGGCATGATGACGCGGGGCACCACCGCCGACATTATAGTCGTGGGGTTAGTGGGAGAACGTGGCCGGGAAGTTAAAGAGTTTATCGAAGAGATTTTGGGGGAAGAGGGACGTGCACGCTCTGTGGTGGTGGCAGCCCCGGCCGATACGTCTCCACTCATGCGTCTTCGAGCCTGTGAAACATCAACCAGAATTGCAGAATATTTTAGAGATTTAGGCTATAACGTATTGCTTCTTATGGACAGCTTGACTCGTTATGCTCAGGCACAACGGGAAATCGCACTCGCGGTTGGTGAACCTCCCGCAACCAAAGGCTATCCGCCTTCGGTATTTGCCAAGTTACCCAAATTGGTTGAAAGAGCGGGAAATGGTGGTCCGGGTCAAGGCTCTATCACGGCGTTTTATACTGTGTTGACTGAAGGCGATGATCTGCAGGACCCCATTGCCGATGCGGCTAGGGCAATCCTAGATGGACACATAGTCTTGTCGAGAGCATTAGCCGATTCAGGTCATTACCCCGCCATCGATGTAGAAGCCTCGATTAGCCGTGTCGCACCTATGGTGATCAGCACTGAGCATCTGGAGTCAATGCGACGTGTAAAGCAAGTATATTCTTTGTATCAACAGAACAAAGATCTGATTTCGATCGGGGCATACACTCAGGGCAGCGATCCTAGAATCGACAATGCGATACGGCTTCAGCCTGCGATGAACGCATTTTTAAGGCAGTCAATGAAGGAGACTCTCAGTTTTGATTCCAGTCAGCTCATGCTTTCTCAGTTGAGTGCTCAGTGTAAGGTATGA
- the fliJ gene encoding flagellar export protein FliJ: MAKQDPLHTVLKLTSEAEEQAALQLKSAQLALQKCQSQLEALRNYRLDYMKQMESHHGKNISASYYHQFHQFVRQVDEAITKQLTSVAEADTQRGHRQRHWQEKRQKRKAVELLLEHKAQKARKAEMRLEQKMVDEFASQMFYRKKIR, from the coding sequence ATGGCTAAGCAAGATCCTCTTCATACTGTATTGAAACTGACGAGTGAAGCAGAAGAGCAGGCGGCGTTGCAGTTGAAATCGGCTCAACTGGCACTGCAAAAATGCCAGAGCCAACTTGAGGCGCTGCGAAATTATCGCTTGGATTATATGAAACAGATGGAGAGCCATCATGGTAAAAATATCAGTGCCAGTTATTATCATCAATTTCACCAATTTGTACGTCAAGTAGATGAAGCAATTACCAAGCAGCTTACTTCGGTCGCAGAAGCAGATACTCAGCGGGGGCATAGGCAGCGGCATTGGCAAGAGAAACGGCAAAAACGTAAGGCGGTTGAATTACTGTTAGAACATAAAGCACAGAAGGCAAGAAAAGCAGAGATGAGACTCGAACAAAAGATGGTGGATGAGTTTGCATCACAGATGTTTTATAGAAAAAAAATTCGCTGA